A single window of Rana temporaria chromosome 1, aRanTem1.1, whole genome shotgun sequence DNA harbors:
- the LOC120945140 gene encoding repetitive proline-rich cell wall protein 2-like: protein MLVQSENQTLRPPMSKNRTLLPPISKNQTLLPPRSKNQTLRPPMSKNQTLRSPISKNRTLLPPISKNQTLLPPRSKNQILLPPRSKNRTLRPPMSKNRTLRSPMRKNRTLLPPISKNQTLLPPRSKNQILLPPRSKNQILLPPRSKNQTLRPPMSKNRTLRSPMSKNRTLRSPMSKNRTLLPPMSKNRTLRSPMSKNRTLRSPMSKNRTLLPPISKNQTLLPPRSKNQTLRPPMSKNQTLRSPISKNRTLLPPISKNQTLLPPRSKNQILLPPRSKNRTLRPPMSKNRTLRSPMRKNRTLLPPISKNQTLLPPRSKNQILLPPRSKNQILLPPRSKNQILLPPRSKNQTLRPPMSKNRTLRSPMSKNRTLRSPMSKNRTLLPPMSKNRTLRSPMSKNRTLRSPMSKNRTLLPPISKNRTLLPPISKNQTLLPPRSKNQTLLPPISKNQTLLPPRSKNQILLPPRSKNQTLRPPMSKNQTLLPPMSSG from the coding sequence ATGCTAGTTCAAAGTGAGAATCAGACCCTTCGTCCTCCAATGAGCAAGAACCGGACCCTTCTTCCTCCAATAAGCAAGAACCAGACCCTTCTTCCTCCAAGGAGCAAGAATCAGACCCTTCGTCCTCCAATGAGCAAGAACCAGACCCTTCGTTCTCCAATAAGCAAGAACCGGACCCTTCTTCCTCCAATAAGCAAGAACCAGACCCTTCTTCCTCCAAGGAGCAAGAATCAGATCCTTCTTCCTCCAAGGAGCAAGAATCGGACCCTTCGTCCTCCAATGAGCAAGAACCGGACCCTTCGTTCTCCAATGAGAAAGAACAGGACCCTTCTTCCTCCAATAAGCAAGAACCAGACCCTTCTTCCTCCAAGGAGCAAGAATCAGATCCTTCTTCCTCCAAGGAGCAAGAATCAGATCCTTCTTCCTCCAAGGAGCAAGAATCAGACCCTTCGTCCTCCAATGAGCAAGAACCGGACCCTTCGTTCTCCAATGAGCAAGAACCGGACCCTTCGTTCTCCAATGAGCAAGAACCGGACCCTTCTTCCTCCAATGAGCAAGAACCGGACCCTTCGTTCTCCAATGAGCAAGAACCGGACCCTTCGTTCTCCAATGAGCAAGAACCGGACCCTTCTTCCTCCAATAAGCAAGAACCAGACCCTTCTTCCTCCAAGGAGCAAGAATCAGACCCTTCGTCCTCCAATGAGCAAGAACCAGACCCTTCGTTCTCCAATAAGCAAGAACCGGACCCTTCTTCCTCCAATAAGCAAGAACCAGACCCTTCTTCCTCCAAGGAGCAAGAATCAGATCCTTCTTCCTCCAAGGAGCAAGAATCGGACCCTTCGTCCTCCAATGAGCAAGAACCGGACCCTTCGTTCTCCAATGAGAAAGAACAGGACCCTTCTTCCTCCAATAAGCAAGAACCAGACCCTTCTTCCTCCAAGGAGCAAGAATCAGATCCTTCTTCCTCCAAGGAGCAAGAATCAGATCCTTCTTCCTCCAAGGAGCAAGAATCAGATCCTTCTTCCTCCAAGGAGCAAGAATCAGACCCTTCGTCCTCCAATGAGCAAGAACCGGACCCTTCGTTCTCCAATGAGCAAGAACCGGACCCTTCGTTCTCCAATGAGCAAGAACCGGACCCTTCTTCCTCCAATGAGCAAGAACCGGACCCTTCGTTCTCCAATGAGCAAGAACCGGACCCTTCGTTCTCCAATGAGCAAGAACCGGACCCTTCTTCCTCCAATAAGCAAGAACCGGACCCTTCTTCCTCCAATAAGCAAGAACCAGACCCTTCTTCCTCCAAGGAGCAAGAATCAGACCCTTCTTCCTCCAATAAGCAAGAACCAGACCCTTCTTCCTCCAAGGAGCAAGAATCAGATCCTTCTTCCTCCAAGGAGCAAGAATCAGACCCTTCGTCCTCCAATGAGCAAGAATCAGACCCTTCTTCCTCCAATGAGCAGTGGGTGA